A stretch of DNA from Corallococcus silvisoli:
TGGTCAGGTCGTGCTGGACGGTGACGAAGCCCTGCGCCCGCTGCTCCTCCGAGGAGAGCACCGGGGGCAGGTTCCGGCGCTGCAGGGCGAGCACCTGCTCCAGCTCTTCTGGGGACTGCACGGCCCGGACGTCGTACGGAAGCGGCATGGGGCCGGAGCATAGGTCCGCGTGAACGTCCTGGGCGCCGGATGTGGCCCAGGCGGTTCAGCGCTCGCGGCCTGCCTGGTCCCGGCGCGCTTCGGCCATGGCACGGAGCTGGTCGCGCAGCTGGTGCCGCGCGTGGAAGAGCCAGGAGCCCACCGTGGTCGCTGGAGCGCCCAGCCGGCGGCCGATCTCCTCATGGCGAAGCCCCTCCGCCTGGAGCTCGAACGTGCGGCGCAGGTTGTAGGGCAGGGCGGAGACCGCCTCCCGGAACTGCGCCTCGGTGAGGTGGTCCCACAGCTCTGGCGGAGGCGCGTCCGGCTCTTCGAAGAGCGTGTGCACGTTGTCCTGGGTGATGGCGGCCGCGGGCTGCGGGCTCTGGCCGCGGCACTGGTCCAGGAAGCGGCTGTGCAGCACCCGCACCAGCCATGCGCGCCGTTCAGGCTCTGGATCATGCTGGAGGGTGTCCCACTTGAGCAGCGCTCGGAGCAGCACGTCCTGCACCAGGTCGTCGCAAGCCCTGCCACGCGTTCCACAGAGCTTCCGGCAGATCGCCATCAGGATGGGCTGATGCCGGACCGCGAAGTCTGCGTACTCCATGTCGGAGCGATCCAGTTCTTCTCTTATCATCGAACGGCCCCCCAGTGCCGGTCCCATATAGATAACGCTATAGGTCTGATTCCTTTGAGATGGCGTAAAGCCTTGCAGGTTGGATGTGGTGGGTTGGTAGCCTTTGTGAGAGGAATGGCGGCGGATGGGGCGCCCGGTGGTTTCCTCCCCCGCCCGCCCCGAATGCGCTGGGCTTCATGCGCCCTGGAGGTAGGGTCGCGTGGATGACACGCACCGCGAAGACGCCCGCATCGGTGGTCCTGGGAGAGGTCGAGCTGCCTGAGGGGGTGTTGCTCATCCTGGACCCGGGCCTGGCGCGCTTCTGGCGGCATGACGCGGAGCCTGCGTCGCCCCGGAAGAAGGCACCGGCGGAGTACGACCTGCGCCTCGCGGGGCCGGACGCGGAGGCGGCGGGACGGGCGTACGACCGCGAGTTCGATCCGCGCTTCCTCTTCGACCGGGAGGACGCGGCGGAGGCCGCGGAGCACTTCGCCGGGTTCGCGCGGGAGCGGGGCTTCGACGCGCGCGCGGAGGTGTTGCCGGAGCGCGTTCCGCACACCGAGCGAGCGCGGCTCGCGTTGGAGGCGGGTGGGGGGCTGGGGGTGGCGAAGTACAACGGCCTGTGGGCGGTGGTGGCGGGGGCGCTGCCCCGGGGCCGCGCGTTGCAAGTGGTGGGGATGCCGATGCCGCCCGGGGAGTTTGGAGGGCGCTGGCGCTCCATCGACGTGGTGGTGGACGGCGAGGCGAAGGCGGTCCGCTCCGAGGAAGTGGCGGGGGTGATGGTGGACCACGGCCAGCTCTTGTTCGCCGGACTGGGCCCGATGGGGCACTTCCGCATGTGGGAGCCGGAGGACGGGCTGGCGGACTACGTGTTCCACGGCAGGGACGCGCCCGCGCTGGCGAAGGAGCTGGGCGCGAGCGACCTGGGGGGCGGGCTGTTTGGATGGAGGGACCTGCCCCTGGAGCGGGTGGGGGAGAAGGCGACGCCGTTGCAGGAGCGCATCGAGAAGGACTCGCTCGCGGTGGGCGTGGACTACCGGCCGCACTGCAACCTGGAGAAGTTGAACGCGGGGCTGCGCGCGAGCGCGGAGGACGCGGCGTCGCTCGTGCTCGACGGTGCGCGGGTGGTGGGGTGCGGGAACCGATGGGGAGACGGGGTCTTCGCGGTCAGCCGGCACTTCGACGCGAAGGGCAGGGTGGTGCGCGTCCGGGTGGAGCTGGGCACGGAGGAGCGGCAGCGGCTGCTGCGCCGGATGCAGCTCCGGCAGCGCGGCGCGATTGTCACCCGGGCCATCCTGGATGACGGTGAACCCATCCGCTTCGCGGAGCGCATGAAGCCCAGCAACGCGCAAGACAGCGGCTGGGCGTTCTCTTCAGGCGTGGAGGATGCGGCCTACATGAAGAAGGCCTCGAACCTGGTGGTGGTGTCGCTGCGGTCGTTGCTGGGCCGGTGCAAGGAGTTGGATGCCATCCTGGACGCGCCGGTGGGCGCGGTGTTCCGGCGCGAGGGCGACGGGTTCATTCCTGACGTGTGACTCATGTCGAGACAGGGACTCGCGAATGGTGAATGGCGCGGGAGGGGTTTTCCTACGCCGCTCGGGAAGACTCTGCGGCGAAATGTGTGTGGCGCCAGTCGAGTGCTCCACTCACTCGAGGCTCAAGGCGCGCATCCGAGCCTTGAGCGTGTTGGGAGCGATCCCCAGGTCTGACGCCGCCCGGGTCTTGTTGCCCTGGTTGCGGCGAAGGCTCTCGCTGATGTCCTCTTTGGTCAGATCTCCTGGGCGCTTGCGTGGCGGAGGATAAGGGATGGCCCTAATGGATGTGTGTGTCTTGGGCTGAGCGGCCTTGGGGGATGCGCCGAATCCCTGCTCTCGCTTGGAGAGGTAGGTCTTGACTGCCTCAAGGGTGATCATCATCTTCGCTGCGCCCACGCCATCGATGTCACGAATGGCTGCTGCCCGAGACACGACAGCCCTGATGGTAGCCTCGAGCTCTCGAATCTGACCGGGCCATTCAGCCTTCTGCAGATGAGCCAGCGCATCGCTCGTGAGCTCAGCGTCATATTGCTGCCCGACGAAGAGCTGATGCAGAAAACCATCGATCAAGACGGGAATGTCTTCCCGACGTTCTTCCAGAGAGGGCAGGACGATGACGTCGCCTGCGGCAAGACGCTGAGCCAGATCAGGTCGCAGCTCAGTCTCCTGAAGTGGAGTCTTCGATGCGGAAACGAGCCTGAAGCGGGGGGGTGGATCTCTGAAATCAGGGGGCGCACCCAAAGGAGCAAAACTTCCTGAACCTTCCAGGATGTCGATAAGGAAGTCCTGGGCGATTGGGGGCAGGAACTCCACTTCATCGAGGAAGAGAGTGCCCCCATTGGCACTGAAGAACTTCCCAATCCGGGGCATGACGGCCCCCGTAAAGGCACCTTTGACGTGTCCGAGCAGTTCACTGCTGAGGGAGTTGACGTCGGTGGGGAGGCGGCCACAGTTCAGGATGACGAAATTACCGGTGGCCCGACTTTGGGTGTGGATCTCCCGGGCAATGAAGGTCTTGCCTGTACCGGATCGGCCGAGGATAAACACGGGCAGCTGATGCCGGGAGCAGATACTGACAGCGAGCTCAAGCTGCTTGGTCGCAGGTGAGCGTGACTTCGTGGTCCGAGGGTCGGCAAGAAGCCCGCGAGGCGCTTCCGCGAGGAGCGTGATGCGGCTCCTCCCGTTGCCGAGCAGGATGGTGTGCCCGGCTTCCACTACATAGTCCTCCGCGGAGGGGATGATCAGTGATGATTCCCGTTCGTCGCCTTGCCGTTGCCAGTCCCCCTCATGGAGGAAGCTTCGATTCCTGGAGTTCAGGTCTCTGTAGACCCAACGGTCGTCCTCTCGAAACGAGAGACGACCGTGTTGGCGCGATACCGCGTCATGCGGAAAGACGACAGTGGACTCAGGTGCTCGACCGAACACGTATGAGCGGTCTGGGTACAGCGGGACGAGAAGATCATCGATGCCTTCTCGTTCGACGCGGAGCGCCTTGGGCTCGCGGTAGGTGATCCTGGCGGAGTCGTCGGAGGTGTCACCTTGCTCATCCAGGAGCTGGGTCTGCTTCTCCTTCTTCGGGCGAAAATTACGAGTGGATTCCCGGCTGGTCATGGAGTGGCTCAAGTAATGGGGAGCTGCGGCCCAGCAGATTCATTCGAGGGCAGTGGGATGGGGCGCCCAGGGCTCCTCCAGGCTCCAATGGCCCCCTCATGCTTCCGTCGGCCTGACTGCTCCTGCCAGGGCCCTCGTCAATATTGATAGCAGCTTTGATCGGTGGCGCGGTGCGCCGGGGCTGATTGTTGGTTGTCCGAGCGTAAGTGCCTGAAATGACTGCCTGTCGTCCATGTCAGTAGGTCGGCACAGCCTGTGCTTAGTGCCTAGGCATGCGGTGCTCAGGACGCCGCTGCCGCTCCCCGAATAGCGAAGAGGACGCCATGAAGATCAATCCCAAGGTCGTGATCAAGCTCGTGAAGCTCGCGGTTCAGATCGCGGAGGTGATCATCAATAAGAAGTAGAGGCCATTGCGGATGGGTAGCCGGACTGTTCCTTTGTTGGTTGTGCGGGCGCGTCCGGCATCAATGCAATCTGAATGGATTGGTAGGCAAGCTCTTGGGGTAAAGAATGCTCGACATCATCGTGGGACAGCGTGGGGTCAGTCGCTCGAAGCGCGGAACCTTCGAAGTTCGTGAAGTCTTTGTCGGCCGTAGCGATGCTTGTGACTTGCATCTTGGGGATGGAACCGTTTCGGGCGTGCATTGCCGACTGGTGGCAATCGCTGGGGCAGCGGTCGTCATGGATGAGCGGTCGACCAATGGAACTTGGGTCAACGGAGTCAAGATTAGCCATCCTGTGGTGATCACGTTCGGCGATGAGCTTCGCATCGGCCCGTATGTGCTGCGGATTCAGTCGCTTGCTGGGGGAGGTGCTAGGGCTTCGACGCAGCGCGAAAAGCCATCTTCCACAACTTTCCCAACCGATTCCTATGCTGCAGTGGAGCCAAGGTTCTGGGAGGTGCTCTCCATTGGAGTCGGCTCTTCACTTCAAGATGCCCGAGCTGCCTACTATCGATTGATCGCTCAATATCATCCGGACAAGGTTGCTCATCTTGGAAACGAGCTGAGGGAGTTGGCGGCCAGCAAGTGCCGGGAGATCAATGCAGCCTGGGAGCAGGCGAGTCAGGTGTGCAGATGACGGGGCCGGGGCGGCGCGAGGGAAGCTGATGCGTGGTGTCCCGGCGGGATGGGGGACCCGTTCATTCCCGACGCGTAACTCTCAGATTTCTGGGAGGAGTGAGGTGTGCCTTCATGGCAAGGGTGCGGAATCGTTCTGAAGACCCGCTGGTCCGCGCATTGCTGGGAGCCTTGCGAAGTCATTCGGACGAAGGAGCCACGATGCGCTGGATGCAGATGCTGGGATGTTGCCTGACAGTCATGAGCTTGTCGGCCTGTGGTTCGGATGACGCGGGGAAACAGGGACGGCTGGTGCTGCGCGATGCGCAGTCGCTGGACCTGGCGCAGGAGTGTGGTGTGGACCTGCCCCAGTGTCCCCAAGGCACCGCCTGCATCGCGTTCAAGATCGAGGGGACGCTTCGGGTGCGGTGCGTGGATGAATCCAAGGTGTGTGGAGAGATCGTGTCATGCACCGGCGGCACCGAGTGCGCAATCCTGACCTCGTATCCCGGTCAGGTCATCTGCTCTGGCAAGTGCACGTCTGACTGCGACTCAGCCGTGTCCAACACCCCGTGAGTCTGTATGACGTTGTGAGTGGGGATGGGGCTGTACGTCCTGCCCTCTATTGTTCAGGATAGGAAACGAACCCGCTCCAAGGCTGGACGCCTTTTCCTTGAACTATATACATCGCGTCCCTGACTTGCTCCGTGGGGGCTGTGATGCGGAACTCCAGCAACATCATCCAGTTGTGCGTGGTGTTGCTCGTCACGGCGTGTGGCGGAGCAACCGCTCAGCGCGATCCGGCGGACGCGCAGGGTGAGGATGCGCCCGGGGCGGCCACGTCGGAGCTCTTGAGCTGCGGTCTGATCATCACCCGGGTGGTCAACCCCGGGGTCCCACTCACCTATACCATTCGGGTGCAGCGGGTGAACTGCACCGTGCCCCCCGAGTCCGTGGTGCTGGGCAACTCCATTGGCCATGACCCGGTGCTGTCGTTGGTCAGCAGCGAGCTGGGAGCCGTCGCCACCTACACGCAGAAGCAGAGCGTCAGTGGCAGTTCGCCCGTCACCCTCGGAGTGGTTCACGTCGACCCGGAGACGCTGGCCATCGTCAGGAGTACGAACCTGGCCGTGTACCTGGGGCGCGGCAACATCTCCTCGGGCACTCCGCGAATCGAAGCGGATGGAACGACCCTGACGGTGAGCGGCACCAAGAGTGGTGTCCTCCTGGGGGAGGTTGGCGGCGGAAGTCATTACGTCGCCACATACCCAGACTTCTTCACGAGCACGCTGGCTCCGACCCTCGTGGCTTACTGAGCGCGAAGGCGCGGTTGAAGCAGGGTCAGTAAGGGTAATCCCGTATGCGTCTGCGGTCGACGCGTGCGCGTCAGTCTGGAACGCAAAAGACAATCAAGAATGGCGGTGTGCTGGGCCCCGTTCGAGGGGGGCTCCCTGGAAAACACAGCGGCACGAGAGCTGCTTTGTTGTTTGAACGAACCGGACCCGTCCCCGCGTCCTGGTTCCCAACCCGTGGTTGGAAAACCCTCCAACCACCATTTGAAAGGGCGTCAAAGATGACTGCGTATGTCGTTCAGAATCAGTGGGGTGGTTCGGGTGCCCCGTGGAATCCGGGCGGTCTCTGGGTCATCGGCAGCCGGCCCGGCCAGGGCGTCGTCGCGCTCAACGTCACGTCCAGCGACGGCGGCAAGACGCTGACGGGGACCATGACCTACAACGGTGAGGGCCCCATCGGCTTCCGCGGCACCCTGTCCGACGGCAACAACTACACGGTGGAGAACCAGTGGGGCGGCTCCTCCGCGCCCTGGCAGCCCGGCGGTGTCTGGGTCCTCGGCGCTCGGAAGGGCCAGCACATCGTCGCGCTCAACGTCACGTCCAGCGATGGCGGCAACACGCTGCTCGGCACCACGACCTACAACGGCGAGGGCCCCATCGGCTTCCGGAGCGAGCAGTCCAACGGCGGCGCGTACACGGTGGAGAACCAGTGGGGAGGCGCCTCCGCGCCCTGGCAGCCCGGTGGTGTCTGGGTCCTCGGCGCTCGGAAGGGCCAGAACGTCGTCGCGGTCGCGGTCACGTCCAGCGACGGCGGCAAGACGCTGACGGGGACCATGACCTACAACGGTGAGGGCCCCATCGGCTTCCGCGGCACCCTGTCCGACGGCAACAACTACACGGTGGAGAACCAGTGGGGCGGCTCCTCCGCGCCCTGGCAGCCCGGCGGGCTCTGGATCATCGGCGCCCGGCAGAACCAGAACGTCGTGGCCCTCAACTTCACCTCCCCGGATGGTGGGAAGGCCCTGACGGGGACCACGACCTACAACGGTGAAGGCCCCATCGGCTTCCGCGGCAAGTTGAACTGACCCCCACGTATCAAGAGCAGCCCCACCGGGCGGCCCCGCTTCAGGGTCGCCCGGATGCGCGGCGTTCAGCGCGGCGACAGGTACTCGGTGATCGCGTAGGTCCAGAGCTCCGTCGCGAGCGTGAGCGCGGAGACGCCGTGCTCGACCTCGGCGTCGAGCCCATCCCGCGACACGCTGAAGGTGTGTCCGGTGGGCACCGCCGAGGAGAAATACTTCAGGGCGATGCGCTCCGGACTGGGGGCGGTCATGCGAATGCCCGGAGGGACCGCACCCGCATCCGGAACCGGTGGCATCGAGTGGAAGAAGATCTCCACCTGTCGACCCTGGTGCTGGCCACGGATGCTGAAGAGCGCCAGGGAGGTCTCTTGAAGGGGCGCCCACTCACGCTCCGTGAGCGCGGCCAGCTCGGAGGTCTGGAGCCTCGGACGACCGCTCTCGGGAGCGCGCACTTCCAGCCGTGCCGCGACCTCCCGGAGCGCTTCGTGGAGGGCGCGGGCGGCCTCGTACCACCTGCTGAACCGGGTCGGCGTCTCGGCCCGTGACGCTTCCATGTCGGGCTCGAGGACCTCACCGGCCGCTCGTTCGTACTCGTCGAAGCGCCGCTCCACCCCGTCGAGCGTCAGCTCCACCAGCGCGGTGATGTCGCTCGAATGGGAGGACTGGAGCGCCGCGTGATACCGCGCACGGTCCTCGACCCTCAGCGCGATGGGGGGATAGTGCTCCCGCATCAGCAGCAGGTTGGCGAGCAGTCTCCCTGTCCGGCCGTTCCCATCCGTGAAGGGATGAATCGCCGCGAACCACGCATGCGCGATGGAGGAGGCGACCACCGGATGCTCGGTCCTGACTCCCGCCAGCCACGCGCCGAAAGTCCGCATCGCTTCGGGCACGTGGGTCGCTTCGGGAGGCACATGCGGTGTGCCCTCCATCCTCAGGTTGAGCCGCCGGTACACCCCCGCGTCCAGGGGCTCGATGCCGCGCAGGACGATGCCGTGCAGCTCGCGCACGTCCTGCTCACCCGGAGCCGTGTCCTCGCGGGACCGGGTCTCGATGAGGTCGAGCGCATGCGCGAGGTTCACCGCCTCGAAATGGTCCTTCAGGGGCGTGCCCGCGATGACGATGCCATCCTTCAGCACCGCGTGGGTTTCAGGCAGGGTCAGCCGGTTCCCTCCCATCGCATTCGAGTGGTACGCGTGCTCGCTCCGGAACGCGTGCCGCAGACTCTCCAGCGCCGAGGGCGGAGTCCTGGCGCAACGCAGCCGCCGCAGCCGCTCGGTCGCTTGCCGAAGCCTGGGCTCGATGCGCTCGCTCCACCGGTACGGATCCACGGCACGCACCTCCAGTTCCCACGATAAGCACTCGCTTCAACCGGCCCGTCCACCATCGTGGCCTTTCACCCTGCGGACCTCGGCGGCGCCGGTTCGTGCACATTGCAACCCGGGCCCGGGGATGGCTCGCGCAACTCCCCGGAACATCTGGGCTCGACCTGGGGTCGCCCCGGTACGGCGGATGCAAAAGCCCCTCGGGTCATGACCTTCGAATACGCCGCGGGGATCGCGCTCGCGCTCCTGCTGACCGTCTATCTCGTCTACGCCCTGCTCCTGCCAGAGCGCTTCTAGGTGCCCGCCATGACCCTCATTGGCTGGCTTCAGATCCTGTTGTTCTTCGCCGCGGTCCTCGCGTTGACGAAACCCGTGGGCCTCTACCTCTTCCACGTCTTCGAGTCCCCCACCCAGCCCCTGCCCCGAGTGCTCGGCCCCGTCGAGCGCGTCCTCCTGCGCCTGTGCGGCGTGGACCGCGCGCGGGAGCAGACGTGGGGGCGGTACACCGCCGCCCTGCTCGCCTTCAGCGCCATGAGCGTCGTGGGCCTCTACGTCCTCCAGCGGCTCCAGCACGTGCTCCCGTTCAATCCCCAGCACCTGCCCGCGGTGGGCCCGGCGCTCGCGTTCAACACCGCCGCCAGCTTCACCTCCAACACCAACTGGCAGTCGTACGCCGGTGAATCCACGATGAGCTACGCCACCCAGATGGTGGGCCTCACGTGGCAGAACTTCGCCTCCGCCGCCGCGGGCATGGGCGTGGCGCTCGCC
This window harbors:
- a CDS encoding RNA polymerase sigma factor, giving the protein MEYADFAVRHQPILMAICRKLCGTRGRACDDLVQDVLLRALLKWDTLQHDPEPERRAWLVRVLHSRFLDQCRGQSPQPAAAITQDNVHTLFEEPDAPPPELWDHLTEAQFREAVSALPYNLRRTFELQAEGLRHEEIGRRLGAPATTVGSWLFHARHQLRDQLRAMAEARRDQAGRER
- a CDS encoding DUF2185 domain-containing protein is translated as MTRTAKTPASVVLGEVELPEGVLLILDPGLARFWRHDAEPASPRKKAPAEYDLRLAGPDAEAAGRAYDREFDPRFLFDREDAAEAAEHFAGFARERGFDARAEVLPERVPHTERARLALEAGGGLGVAKYNGLWAVVAGALPRGRALQVVGMPMPPGEFGGRWRSIDVVVDGEAKAVRSEEVAGVMVDHGQLLFAGLGPMGHFRMWEPEDGLADYVFHGRDAPALAKELGASDLGGGLFGWRDLPLERVGEKATPLQERIEKDSLAVGVDYRPHCNLEKLNAGLRASAEDAASLVLDGARVVGCGNRWGDGVFAVSRHFDAKGRVVRVRVELGTEERQRLLRRMQLRQRGAIVTRAILDDGEPIRFAERMKPSNAQDSGWAFSSGVEDAAYMKKASNLVVVSLRSLLGRCKELDAILDAPVGAVFRREGDGFIPDV
- a CDS encoding sigma 54-dependent Fis family transcriptional regulator, whose amino-acid sequence is MTSRESTRNFRPKKEKQTQLLDEQGDTSDDSARITYREPKALRVEREGIDDLLVPLYPDRSYVFGRAPESTVVFPHDAVSRQHGRLSFREDDRWVYRDLNSRNRSFLHEGDWQRQGDERESSLIIPSAEDYVVEAGHTILLGNGRSRITLLAEAPRGLLADPRTTKSRSPATKQLELAVSICSRHQLPVFILGRSGTGKTFIAREIHTQSRATGNFVILNCGRLPTDVNSLSSELLGHVKGAFTGAVMPRIGKFFSANGGTLFLDEVEFLPPIAQDFLIDILEGSGSFAPLGAPPDFRDPPPRFRLVSASKTPLQETELRPDLAQRLAAGDVIVLPSLEERREDIPVLIDGFLHQLFVGQQYDAELTSDALAHLQKAEWPGQIRELEATIRAVVSRAAAIRDIDGVGAAKMMITLEAVKTYLSKREQGFGASPKAAQPKTHTSIRAIPYPPPRKRPGDLTKEDISESLRRNQGNKTRAASDLGIAPNTLKARMRALSLE
- a CDS encoding FHA domain-containing protein, whose amino-acid sequence is MLDIIVGQRGVSRSKRGTFEVREVFVGRSDACDLHLGDGTVSGVHCRLVAIAGAAVVMDERSTNGTWVNGVKISHPVVITFGDELRIGPYVLRIQSLAGGGARASTQREKPSSTTFPTDSYAAVEPRFWEVLSIGVGSSLQDARAAYYRLIAQYHPDKVAHLGNELRELAASKCREINAAWEQASQVCR
- a CDS encoding lectin OAA family protein, with protein sequence MTAYVVQNQWGGSGAPWNPGGLWVIGSRPGQGVVALNVTSSDGGKTLTGTMTYNGEGPIGFRGTLSDGNNYTVENQWGGSSAPWQPGGVWVLGARKGQHIVALNVTSSDGGNTLLGTTTYNGEGPIGFRSEQSNGGAYTVENQWGGASAPWQPGGVWVLGARKGQNVVAVAVTSSDGGKTLTGTMTYNGEGPIGFRGTLSDGNNYTVENQWGGSSAPWQPGGLWIIGARQNQNVVALNFTSPDGGKALTGTTTYNGEGPIGFRGKLN
- a CDS encoding Fic family protein; amino-acid sequence: MDPYRWSERIEPRLRQATERLRRLRCARTPPSALESLRHAFRSEHAYHSNAMGGNRLTLPETHAVLKDGIVIAGTPLKDHFEAVNLAHALDLIETRSREDTAPGEQDVRELHGIVLRGIEPLDAGVYRRLNLRMEGTPHVPPEATHVPEAMRTFGAWLAGVRTEHPVVASSIAHAWFAAIHPFTDGNGRTGRLLANLLLMREHYPPIALRVEDRARYHAALQSSHSSDITALVELTLDGVERRFDEYERAAGEVLEPDMEASRAETPTRFSRWYEAARALHEALREVAARLEVRAPESGRPRLQTSELAALTEREWAPLQETSLALFSIRGQHQGRQVEIFFHSMPPVPDAGAVPPGIRMTAPSPERIALKYFSSAVPTGHTFSVSRDGLDAEVEHGVSALTLATELWTYAITEYLSPR
- the kdpF gene encoding K(+)-transporting ATPase subunit F, which translates into the protein MTFEYAAGIALALLLTVYLVYALLLPERF